The nucleotide sequence GTCATCGCCGACGGACGCGCCCGTGGCCGCCATGTGCTCGTCCTCGGGGACGTAGAGCTCGCGGACCTTGCCGGAGTACATGTGCCTCCAGCCCGGCAGCTCGGGCGGGGCGGGGTGGCCGGGGAACTCGGGATGCTCCGGTCGACGCTCGCCCTGGGCGGCGGCAGCTGCCGTCGGAACTGCAGGGGCCGGTGCTGCAGCCTCGTCCTCGTCCTCGGCCTGCGCGCGCGCCTGCGCTCGCAGGGCGCCCTCGGCGATGTCGGTGCGGTGCTGGGAGCCCTCCAGCCGGATCAGCTCCACGCCCTGATAGGCACGGGCCCGGGCCTGAGCCAGGTCATCGCCCAGGGCCACGACCGTGAGCACGCGGCCTCCCGAGCTGAGCACGGCCCCGTCCTGGGCGCCGGTGCCGTGCGCCGTGCCCGCATGGATGACCTCGACGCCCTCGAGCGCCTCCGCCTCCTCGATGCCGGTGATCGGATCGCCGGTGCGCACGGTGCCCGGGTAGCCGGCCGAGGCGACGACCACGTTGACCGAGCTGCTCGGGCTCCAGCGCAGCGGCAGGGGGCCGTCGTCGGGCGAGGCCTGTTCCTGGGCCAGCCGCCCCTGGGCCGCCGCCTTCAGCAGCTGGCCCAGCGGCGAGACGAGCCGCGCCAGCACGGATTGGGTCTCGGGGTCGCCGAAGCGCACGTTGAACTCGATGACCTTCAGGCCCTCGGAGGTCACGGCCAGGCCGCAGAACAGCACGCCGTTGAACGGGGTTCCGCGGCGGGCCATCTCCTCGAGCACCGGACGCGCCACGGTCGCCACGACCTCGTCGGCGAAGCCTGCCGGAAGCCACGGCAGCGGCGTGTAGGCGCCCATGCCTCCGGTATTGGGGCCCTCGTCGCCGTCGAAGATGCGCTTGAAGTCCTGGGCGGGGGTCAGGGCCACGGCCTCGGTGCCGTCGCAGATCACGAACAGCGAGACCTCGGGGCCGTCCAGGAACTGCTCGATCACCACGGTCGAGCCCGCCTCGAGGCAGGCCAGCGCGTGGGCCGCGGCCGCCTGGCGGTCCTCCGTCACCACGACGCCCTTGCCCGCGGCCAGGCCGTCGTCCTTGACCACGTGCGGAGCGCCGAACGCGTCGAGGGCGTCCTGGACCTGCTGCTCGGTCGTGCAGGTCCGGGCCTGGGCCGTGGGCACCCCGGCCTTGTCCATGACCTCCTTGGCGAAGGCCTTGGAGCCCTCGAGCCGTGCGGCCTCGGCCGACGGCCCGAACACGTCGATGCCCTCGGCGCGCAGGGCGTCGGCCACTCCCGCCACGAGCGGGGCCTCCGGGCCGACGACTACCAGGTCCGCGCCGATCGTCCGCGTCAGGGCGAGGACCGCAGCCGGATCCTGGGGGTCGACCGGATGGACCGGCACCTCCCGGGAGATCCCGGCGTTGCCGGGGGCTGCGTGCACCTCCCTCACGGCCGGATCTCGCAGGAGGGTGCGGACGATGGCGTGCTCTCGACCGCCTGAGCCGATGACCAGAATCTTCACGGGGCCAGCCTAGTGCCCACCCGGGACCGGGTGCGCGGGCCCGCCCATGCCCGATACTGGGGCCATGACGATGCAGAATCCGAGTCCCGACGAGACCTTCGCCGCCTCCTCCGCCGTGGAGATCGCCCGCCTGCGGCGCAGCGGCTTCGTGGAGACCCGCCATATCGGCTCCGCAGTGGTGACCGGCCCGGACGGCTCCCGGCTGATCAGCCTGGGCGATGTCGACACGCCGATCTTCCCCCGCTCCACTCTCAAGCCGTTCCAGACGATCGCCGCCATGAACTCCGGGGCGATCCTCAGCCTGGGCCAGATCGCGATCGCCTCCGGCTCCCACCGCGCCGACGACGACCAGGTTGCCGCCGTGCGCTCCATCCTCGAGGAGGCCGGCGTGGCGGAGACGGCCCTGCAGTGCCCGGCCGTGGGGCGCCACCGCCCGGAGGAGCAGGACTCGCGCCTGTTCTACAACTGCTCGGGCAAGCACGCGGCCTTCCTCGCGGCATGCGCGGTCAACGACTGGGATTTGCAGACCTATCTGGATCCGCAGCACCCGCTGCAGCAGGAGGTGCTGCGCGTGATCGCCGAGGTCACCGGCGAGCAGCCCTCCCTCGTGGGGGTCGACGGCTGCGGGGCTCCCCTGGCCGCGATCTCGCTGAGCGGACTCGGCAGGGCGTACGCCTCCCTAGGCGCCGCCGCGCGCAACATCCGCGCAGAGGCCCGCATGGCCACGGTCGCCACCGCCATGCTCGACTACCCCGAGTTCGTCGAGGGCCCCGGCCGGTCGAACACCGTGATCATGGAGCAGCTCGACGTCATCGCCAAGCTCGGCGCCGAGGGCGTGCTGGGGCTGGGCACCGCCGACGGCTACTCGGTGGCCGTCAAGACCCTCGACGGCTCCGGGCGCATCAACGCGCTCGTGGGCCTGAACCTGCTGATCGCCGTCGGGGCGATCGACCCCGAGCGGGCCCGGCCCGTGATCGAGGACGCCACCCCGTCCATCACGGGCGCCGAGGCGGTCGTGGGCGGATTCGAGCTGGCCCCCGCCGTCGTCGACGTCCTGCGCGAGCACGGGCAGGAGCCGGTCGAGCCGGCCGGAGCCCGGAGGCGCGGCTGATGGCCCGGCGACGAATCGATCCCGCCGACGGCACCCTGGCCGTGGCCGCCTGGCGACGCGACGACGAGCCCCCGCGCAGCACGATCGCCACGGCCGTGCGCTTCACCCTCGAGGAGCTCGCCGAGCGCGCGCCGGGCAACTCGGTGGAGGTGCGCGTTCCGCCCCTGGGCGTGACCCAGTGCATCGAGGGCCCGCGCCACACCCGCGGCACCCCGCCGAACGTGGTCGAGACCGATGCCCGGACGTGGCTCGAGCTGGCCACCGGGCGCCTGAGCTGGGCCGATGCCGTGGCCGATCGCCGAGTGGCGGCCTCCGGGACCCGCACCGATCTCTCGGGCGTCCTGCCGCTGCTCGGGGCCTGAGACGCACGCCTCCCAGCGCGAGGCCTCCGGCGGGATCGCTCGGCCTCCGCGGCCGTTATCCTGAGACCCATGCCCTCCGAAGACTCCCCGACCACCCCGCTCCGCGGCTCCACGGCTCCCGTCGAGGACC is from Kocuria palustris and encodes:
- the purD gene encoding phosphoribosylamine--glycine ligase, with the protein product MKILVIGSGGREHAIVRTLLRDPAVREVHAAPGNAGISREVPVHPVDPQDPAAVLALTRTIGADLVVVGPEAPLVAGVADALRAEGIDVFGPSAEAARLEGSKAFAKEVMDKAGVPTAQARTCTTEQQVQDALDAFGAPHVVKDDGLAAGKGVVVTEDRQAAAAHALACLEAGSTVVIEQFLDGPEVSLFVICDGTEAVALTPAQDFKRIFDGDEGPNTGGMGAYTPLPWLPAGFADEVVATVARPVLEEMARRGTPFNGVLFCGLAVTSEGLKVIEFNVRFGDPETQSVLARLVSPLGQLLKAAAQGRLAQEQASPDDGPLPLRWSPSSSVNVVVASAGYPGTVRTGDPITGIEEAEALEGVEVIHAGTAHGTGAQDGAVLSSGGRVLTVVALGDDLAQARARAYQGVELIRLEGSQHRTDIAEGALRAQARAQAEDEDEAAAPAPAVPTAAAAAQGERRPEHPEFPGHPAPPELPGWRHMYSGKVRELYVPEDEHMAATGASVGDDAEYRAGSVLVLATDRISAFDQVLPTEIPDKGVVLTQLSLWWFEQLSEVPNHLWSTDVPEEVRGRAVICKNLSMFPVECIVRGYLTGSGLKDYRRDGEICGVALPEGLEDGSRLEEPIFTPTGKAEVGEHDLPITFEEMSEGMGTAVSERLRELSLQIYARAEAIARERGIILADTKLEFGLDSYRGAITLGDEVLTPDSSRFWDAETWQPGRSQPSFDKQYVRDWLHSEASGWNGEGLAPALPADVVEPTRARYIEAFERLTGRSFSPQGPFLEVDAVD
- a CDS encoding asparaginase, whose translation is MTMQNPSPDETFAASSAVEIARLRRSGFVETRHIGSAVVTGPDGSRLISLGDVDTPIFPRSTLKPFQTIAAMNSGAILSLGQIAIASGSHRADDDQVAAVRSILEEAGVAETALQCPAVGRHRPEEQDSRLFYNCSGKHAAFLAACAVNDWDLQTYLDPQHPLQQEVLRVIAEVTGEQPSLVGVDGCGAPLAAISLSGLGRAYASLGAAARNIRAEARMATVATAMLDYPEFVEGPGRSNTVIMEQLDVIAKLGAEGVLGLGTADGYSVAVKTLDGSGRINALVGLNLLIAVGAIDPERARPVIEDATPSITGAEAVVGGFELAPAVVDVLREHGQEPVEPAGARRRG
- a CDS encoding sterol carrier family protein codes for the protein MARRRIDPADGTLAVAAWRRDDEPPRSTIATAVRFTLEELAERAPGNSVEVRVPPLGVTQCIEGPRHTRGTPPNVVETDARTWLELATGRLSWADAVADRRVAASGTRTDLSGVLPLLGA